The genomic window ATCCGTCGGGAAGAACGAACCCGATGGGACGAACTCATGCGCCAATACCATTATCTTGGGCTTCACTCTCTGATCGGGGAAAGCATCCGGTATCTGGCGATACACCAGGGACAATGGCTTGCCTTGATCGGATGGTCAGCAGCGGCGCTCAAATGCAAGGTACGAGACCGCTGGATAGGATGGCCTTGCTTTCTTCAGTACCGGCGGTTGTCTTTTGTTGCCAATAACAGTCGTTTCCTGATCTTCCCTCATGTCCGTATACCCAACCTTGCCTCTTATGTCCTCGCCCGGAATCTCAAACGATTATCCCGGGACTGGCAAACCATCTATAACCATCCGATCTATCTTGCAGAGACCTTTGTCGATCCGCGCTCTTTCAAGGGCACCTGTTACAATGCCCAGGGCTGGGAGTTTCTGGGATATACCCGCGGGTTTGCAAAATGCGCTCACCGGTATTATTTCCACAACCAACCCAAGATGGTCTTTGTTCGTCCTGTTCTTCCCGATGGGAAAAGAAAACTCTCTGAACCGTACCTCGAAACCCGAAACACCCCAAAGGAGGTAAAACCGATGCGCCTTTCTCTGAAAGATGCTGAATCACTGAAAGAACGATTATCCCAGATTCCTGATCCCCGTCTATCACGCGGCAAACGACACAGAAAGCTCTCCGTCATGACCCTTTCTCTTTGTGCCCTGCTGTGTTCTGCCACAAGCTTTGCCGCTATCGCTGAGTGGGCAAAATCATGCAGTCAAAATATGCTCAAACGTCTCGGCTGTCGTCTGAACCCAAAGACCGGCATCTATGAACCTCCCAGCGAACCTACCATCCGCAGGTTCCTGCAAGACGTTGATGCCAAAGCGGTAGATACGGCCCTCTACGGCTGGCTTCAGTCCCTTGCCGGAGAAGATACTGCCCTTGCCATTGACGGGAAGACCCTCAAGGGCGCATACCAGGAAAACGGGCAGAAAATTCATCTCCTCTCTGCCTTTCTCCAGCAAAAAGGCGTCGTTATCGCCCAATGTCCCGTTGACCAGAAAACCAACGAAATCCCAACGCTGAAAACCCTCCTTGACCCCTTAGACATCAAGGACAAGGTGGTCACTCTCGATGCCCTGCATACCCAAAAAGAGACGGCGCGGTATCTCGTTGAAGACAAGAAAGCCGATTACCTCTTTACCGTAAAAGACAACCAACCCACTCTCAGACAACATATCGAAGACCTCCGCCTGGTCTCTTTTCCCCCCTCAGCACAAAACCATCGACAAACATCACGGACGCATTGAAATCCGCCAGGTCTGGACCAGCGCCGATTTAAACCATTACCTTGCATTCCCCTTGGTTGGACAGGTCTTTTGTATCCACAGAAAATTTACCTACCTCAAATCCCAAAAAACAACCGAAGAAACGGTCTATGGCATTACCAGCCTTACGCAACAAAAGGCAGACCCTGCCCGCATACTCCGCTTGAACCGGGGACATTGGAGTATTGAAAACAGCCTCCATTACGTTCGTGATGTCACCTTTGATGAAGACCGCTCCCCGATTCGAACAAACCATGCACCCAGGGTTATGGCAGCTGGTAGGAAGGAGGCGAATCGCCTCCAACCCCCAATCGTCGCCAGATACTTTGGACAACGTACCAAAGCATCCTTTTAAACCATACGGCTTTCCCGTAGTTAGCGACCCCATAGTGTTGCTCTGGAGCAGAGAAAAGTAAACTATCATGCCTTCGCACGTGCCTTAAGAAATTCTCTTTCAAATGAGAGTAACCCCATCTTAAAGAATCGGTGTACCGGGAAACGTTTGTTGTCAGTTTTCCATTTTCTCGAAAACTTGAAACTTCTCAGTCTCATGCGTACCCAGCAGTCTAACGAGCGATATACCGTTTGTACATTGCCCAGCCGAAAATAGTTGACATGTCCCCTTATGACAGGATTTAATGTATCAATGACGGCTTGCAGGTTGACGCCTTGTGTGCGTTTGGTGATGTCTCTGACGGCGTCCTTGAGTTTGTCCAGGGATTTCATGCTTACACCCTTGTTCTTGCCCATGAAATTATATCCGAGAAACCGGAAGCCTCGTTTGAAGTTGGTGAGCCTGGTTTTATCCTCGCTCAGCTTCATTTCAAGTTTCCCTTCGATGATTTCTTTGACGTACTGAAGGGCGGCAGGGAGTTCTTCTTTCGTTTTAGTCATGACAACGAAGTCATCGGCATAGCGGACAAATTTATATCCTGCCTTTTCAAGCTCCTTGTCGATGATGTCACCGATAAGGTTTGCAAGCAAGGGAGATATGACGCCTCCTTGCGGAGTGCCTTGATTTGTCTCATGCACGATACCGTTCTCCATGACCCCTGCCTTGAGCATGTTCTCGATACTGTTCAAAACCCATCCGTCAGCGATTTTCTCACGCAAGGAGTTCATGATAAGCTTATGAGGTATGGTGTCATAGAACGCCTTTATATCGGCGTCCAAAATGTTCCGATACCCTTGCTGCTTATACTGTTCAATCCGTTTGATAGCATCATGACAGCATCTGTTTGGACGAAATCCAAAGCTGTTATCTGAGAATTCTTTCTCGAATATTGGCTCTATGATTTGTCTGAACGCTTGCTGTACTACCCTGTCCTTGACAATGGGAATGCCAAGAGGTCTCTTGTCATGCCTGCCTTTGGGAATGTAGACCCTTAAGACGGGCGCAGGGTTGTATATGGCGGTTTTCAGTTCCCTGTGAATAGTTTGTATGTTATTCTCAAGGTCACTTTCAAACTGCTTAATACTTACCCTGTCGAGACCAGCCTTGCCTTTATTCTTCTTTACGTGCCCAAAAGCCGCATAAAGGTTTCTCAGACTGAATACCTTGTCTCTTAAAGAATGATACTTAAGCATCTCCCGATATGTTCCTTTTGATTGATTCCGGATAATAGACTTGTCAATCGTGTTTCCTGAGTCGAGATTCCTCCTGACAGAGGCAAAACAAGAGAGGCTCTTGCTACTACTTGCCCATGCAAAGAGTCTCTTTTCTCATGGAACGTATTCAATCTACCACGTTTCATCAACTCCACTACGGTTATGCCCCTTCATTCCTGGTACACACCAGAAACTATTATGAGCAATGCTGACGACTTCAAAGGCAGACCTGTGAGAGCCAGTCGTCCGTCACCATCTCATACAGCTTGGATTTCGGATTTCCCTTATACCTCGCTGTTAGGGAATTTCTTCCCAAGACGTAAGTCCTCCCCCGGTCATATGGATTACCCCTTTTCCCTTCGTGATGTATGTTCAAACGCATTATCCAGAGATGTTTTCACCTGGTCTCTTTTGACATCTCCAACAAGGACATTGTCAGTGCTTCACTGAGAAAGGGCAGTTGGCACGAACTAACACGCCATACTCATACACCCCAAAAGGTCGTCTGTACCTCGTAACTCCGTCATACCCCTCACGGGAATACGCTATCCTTCTACGCACACGGATTGCTCCTTTGTATACGCATAGGTACAAACTTCTCTACGAGGATTTAGACTCGCAGAGGTGATATTTTCAACCACTTAGGTATCCCATACTTCAAGGCACGCCCTCTCTCACCCTCTGCCTGCATGGTTACCTGTGAAAAGAACAATCTCTGCCTCGCCTCCTCTTTGGTCTCTCCCGCTTCTTCCTCCCCCGCGACTCCTCGCTCTTCTCGCTCCCTGGCCTGCTTCTGGTTAAATTCATGCAGCGCATTATAATAGTCCACTCCAAACCTCACGTATCTTTCGTATCGAAAATGGTACAATACCTGAAACCACTCCGCATCATCGGTATTCAGCAGATATCTGTCGTCTTCATGAATGATATGGAATAATGGCTTTTGCTGGCTTGTGTTCCTCAATAATGGTATCATTTCCCTGTGCCATCCCTTGTATGGTATTTCGAATAGTTTGCCTGATTTATTATACAAGATGGGCACGACTATTTTGTAATTTTTCCCCTCTTTTCTTCAAATATTTTTTCATCTCCCCTGAAAAACAAGCCTTTTCATGCTGCCGTTCTTGATATCTTTTTGTAGACTTTACAAAATTATTACCCCGTCCTATCGCCTCTTCTCCCTGATTTACAACGAATCTTTTCGCTTATGCGCCAGCTCTATACTCCCAAGCATGCCAGTTGGCTTAATATGGCTGAAATTGAAATCGGCATCATGGATCGGCAGTGTACTGGGTGCCGAATACCAAACGAACAAACCCTTCGGTCGGAAGTCGCTGCGTGGACTGACCGACGCAATCAGGCCAAATCAACAATAGATTGGAAGTTTACACGGCAAGATGCTGATCAAAAGCTGTCAAGGCACTATGTTTCGTAATTAATTTGTTGTAATACTAGAGCGACCAGCCTCGTCGCTCTACATTGAGAAGGTCGCCGAAGGCCCAATGTAATGTACAGGGATGCGTAAAATGCTGAAACACACCCCAAACCCCTCTTTTTAGAGGCGAACTGAAAAGCCACTGCCGAAGGCAGCCTAATTAAACCAGCGCTTTTCGAATACGGTAAGCTTTAAAAGCCGAAGGCATAACAAAACCCATAAGTATCAAGGCACCATATATTAATAAAATTGGAGCCATATCATAGAAACATATTCACTATTTCAGCACAATTCTATCGATTTTAGTACCAAAGGAGAAACCCACACTCAGAGAGTGTGGGTTTCTCCTTTGGTACTAAAACTGGTAGCTCAGTCCAACAAAAAATGTCCTTCCGGGCCTGGGCAGGTCGTCGGACACTTCGGGAGGACCGGGGTCGCTATAGTCTTTGTCGAGCAGGTTGAATACCGTTCCCTGCACCTCCATGCTCTTAAAGAATTCCTTGGCGATGAGAGAGAGATTTAACAAGGCATACGATGACAAGTCGTCCCTCTCTTCATCAGGATCGTCATCGTCCCTGGACCGATTTCCGCTGAAAAAGGCGCTCAGGTTGGCGTTGATATATTTGCAGGGCTGCGCGTTCACTCCAAAGTTGCCGTAGTGTCTTGCAACAAACGGCAGGTCATTTCCGCGATTATCTTCCGGGTTTTGATAGGTATAATTCATAAAAAGGTAATTCTCTTTCGTAATACTCACCCTGGTTTCCATCTCTATTCCCTGGATATGGGCATCGCCGAGATTTTCAAACTGGAAGATACTCCCCCTGGGGCGCATGGTAATGAGGTCTTCGACATCGCTATAGAAATAATTGACAGAAGATGCAACATATTTATTTACCTGATAACTTAGCCCTACCTCATAGGTTCTGATCGTTTCCGGATCCAGGTCTTCATTTCCCACGATAGCAGGTTGATTGGTGATATACATCTCTTCGAGGCTGGGCGCCCGGAATGCCTCGCCATACAGCACCTTGAGGGAGGCATTTTCCATAAATGCCCATGTTAAGGCAGAGCGCGGACTGATCGCATTGCCAAAATCGCTGTACTGATCGTGCCGTATGCCCAGGGTAAGATTTACAGTGTCGGCAATATCCCAGGCATCCTGCACGTAGAGCGACCAGATCCTTCGGGTGACCTCCTTTAAGAAGGGGTATTGATCAGAAAAGTCCTGGATTTCCGGCAAAGGATCAAGTGTTCCGGGATGAAAATTACTTGAAAAATCGACATTGGTCTGATTTATCAGCCGGTATTCAAAACCAAGGGTAAGCAAGTTGTCGTCAAATAATTGATAATCACAAGGGATCTCCGTACCGACCACTCGTTCGCTTACCTTGCCGTCACCAATAAATCCGTCGGGAAAAGTAACGGGAATACCAGAGTTGTTTCGTATCGTTGTCCCATCAGGCAGAGATTCAATGAAGAAGTCATCATCGAATTGGTCATAGTAGAGCCTTGGCTTTATGGTACAGGTATCTTCAAAGGTCTTTTGGTATCCGACCTCGCCGAATACGTAATTATTTTCAATATCAGATTCGTCATTGAGGGCCGACTGAGGGCCGATAAAGGGTTCCTTGTCTTTATTCAGATACATGCCCTCAAAATAGAAGTCCTGATAGACCACCCTGAGGTTCAGGTCAAATTGCTGCCGCTTGTCACGCACGCGTCCCGGCGCAAGTGAAACATCGGGAAAGGGCGGGGTAGGAAGGCTGTTGTCCAGGGATGTTTGATAATCGCTATCCACGGTGCCATCAAAGCCGGACGTCTGCCGGTAGTGTGCCATGCCAGAGATATCAACCCTACCGAACGTTTTTCCAAACACGACGTTTTCATCATAGGTATCAAAACTCCCGTAGCCGCTACTTATCCTGATACCGTCAATGTCTTTCGCGTCTTTGGTAATAATGTTAATCACTGCCAGAAATGCGTTTTCACCGTACACGGCGGAACCCGGCCCCCTGATAAGTTCAATCCTCTTGATATTTTCTACCGGAAAATCGTCAAACCGGGTAAAGGCCCCGCCACTCAGCGGGGTATTTACGAGGTGCCCGTTCAGCATAACCCGTATCTTCTCTGAACCCACCAGTCCTCTGACCGCGGGCGCTACCGCCCCAAATAGCGCATCCTTTAAAATTTCAAATCCCGGTATGGTTCTCAAAATCTCGGCAAAGGTGCGATATCCCAGATTTTTTATCTCGTCTGCAGTAATCACCGTAACGATGCCTGGCGCCTTGCCGATGGGGGTTTCGTGTCGTGTTGCAATGCTCACTTCTTCAGAGAATCCAAACCAGATTGCCTCTGTCCTGAGCGCCTCGGTAACAGCGGTTTCCACGCTCTGGTTGTGCGGTTCACGGAAACCGGATGTGGCTCCAATAAGAGTCGCCGGCTCAGCAACGGAAGCAGCGAATATGTCTTTTTCGCCAACAGGAATTGAGGATACGGCGAAAAAAACATCATTCATCACGATGAAAAACTTCACAAGGAGAGAAGAAAAGAGGCGTTTTTCAAGACGAGACCGGCTGGCCATAGAAAGGCTCCTCATATCAGGTATGGCTTTAAAAACGACATTTTCTTTCACCTTCATACCACATTTGCCGTTCTCTGTCAAGAGTTCTTGGCACGTTCTCCAAGCACGAGATTAAACCAAGAGGGGCGCTGCTTTATCAGAAAGGGGACCTCATGGTAAATTTGCCTTGCAATTTTTCCCTGGTTGGTATAATTTAACCATGGAAGATTGTGAACTCCGGATGGTAAGGATACGTTGCTGTTACAGTGTATAATGGCCCATGCAGTTTTTATTTCTGCTGAAGCATCCTGCCGAATTTTTTAATAATCTGATACGAACGTTTTCTTATGACCTTTGCTATTGAAAACCTCAAAGAATCCGATGCAGAAGCAACGGTAGCCCTCTTCCGCCACATTATTGACGAATTGCACGCCAGGAGCCTTGAGGTTGAACGCCTGCACTTTAAGGACATGTACCCTGCGGAAGACGTGAAGAAGCGGCTTGGCGATCAAGACTGTATCTATCTTGTAGGCAAAGAGGGAGATACCGTTGTGTCTTTTCTGTTTGCCTGGATTTCCAATGGCGTGGGCAATATTCACTGGATAGGTGTGGCGCCGGAACACCGGAAAAAAGGTTACGGAGACAAGCTCCTGGAAGAAGCCATAAAGAGATTTACCGAAAAGGGTTGTTATGAGGCCAAGCTGTTTACGTACCCGGCAGAAAAGGCAGCGAATGATCTTTTTCAAAAACACGGATTCAAGGAAACGGCTTTTGTTGACAGCAGGTTCTTTGGGGTCAATATTATCCTCATGGTACGCAAGATTACCTCCGTTCCCGAAGAACATCGTTCAAAAAAAATCGTCCTGGCGGGTGAGGCGGGGCAGGGGATAAAGCTCATGGCGCATGCCCTGGCCAATATCCTCGCTAAATTAGGGAAAGAGGTGGCGCTCAATCTCGTTTATGATGCAGCGGTGCGCGGGGGCAATATTCATGCGGAAATTGTTTATTCTGACGCTCCCATTGACGTTCCCTTTTTTGAAGAGGCCGATATCGGTCTCCAGCTCTCGAAGACACTCAATCTTGCAATCCGGGCAAAGCATATGCTCATTGAATCTTCTGCCTGTGATGCAGAGTGCAAAAGGTGTGAGATTAAATGTCCCGCGAGCGACCGTATTCCCTTTGAAAAACTTGCGGTAGAACAATTTAGTAGCCCTATCTTTGTCAACATGATTGCCCTGGGCAGACTCTTAAGCAAGATTGGTATTAATATCGAGACAGTAAATTTCGCCTCAGAATTTCCCTCGCAGTTTCTCAATGAAAATATAGAAGCAATCCGCTATGGGTATACGTACAAGGATTAGTGCAGGGGAAATCGCGGACAAGGTGTATCAACTGTGCATGGATGCCAACTTCCGTTTGTCTGGCGATATGCTTGGCGCATTGAAAAACGCCTATGCGGCGGAAGTCTCCCCCGTTGCGAAGGAGGTATTTGCAGATTTATTAGAAAATGCAAAGATTGCGCTCGAGTGCCAGATGCCGCTCTGCCAGGACACCGGGGTTGCCGTTGTCTTTGTTGAGTTGGGAGAGGACGTGGAGATCACCGGCGGCCGCCTCCATGATGCAATTCACGACGGGATGCGCAAGGGGTACAAGGAGGGTTATTTGAGAAAATCGATGGTTGCAAATCCTCTTAAGCGCGTCAACACAGGTGATAATACCCCTGCCATTATCCATACTGAACTTATTCCCGGAAGTCATGTTAGGATTACGTTTATGGCAAAAGGCGGAGGCTGCGAAAACATGAGCCGGATTGCCATGCTGACTCCTGCAGACGGCCGGGAAGGGGTAGTAAATTTCGTCGTGGAAACGGTAAGAATAGCGAAGGCGAATCCCTGCCCGCCCATCATTGTGGGTGTCGGGATCGGTGGCACCTTTGATCATGCAGCACTCATAGCCAAAAAGTCACTCCTGAGACCTTTGGGGACAAAACACGACGACCCTGACACTGCAGACCTGGAAAAGGAGATGCTGGAACGGGTAAACGACCTGGGAATTGGTGCTCAGGGGCTAGGTGGCAGGATCACCGCTCTTGGGGTTCACGTGGAATGGTCTCCCTGCCACATTGCTAGCCTCCCTGTGGCTGTGAATATCGAGTGTCACGCACACCGGGTCAGGACGGCGGTGTTGGGTATTTGAACTTTTGTTGGCAAAATTCACAGAAAATGCGTTTTGTTGAATGGTTAAATGGCTAGATTGTTGAATGGTTTATTATGGAGAAAATATTTTTACGATTAAATGATGTACAGCCATACAAGACAGCATTTAATCTGAGCAACTTTGTTTGAGAAATTGTTACAAAATGGGATTATTTTACAAAAGATACTGTTGGCAAACAATTTGTAAGGGCAGTTGATTCTATTTCGGCAAATATCGCTGAGGGATTTAGCAGATATTTTAAGAAAGACAAAATAAATTTTTATCGATACGGCAACGGGTCAATAAAAGAATCATTTGATTGGAATGAAAAAGCTGAAGTTAGAAATCTTATAAATAAAGATGAATATCAATATATTTTTAATGAGTTGCAAAAATTACCAAAAGAAATCAACCAATTGGTCAAAACAACTAACACCAAGTTAGGAAAATAACCATAAAGCCATGTAATCATGTAGCCATGTAGCCATTCATTTTATGTCAAATATAATTCATGCAAAAACCCCTTTAACTGACGATACCATTGCACACCTCAGGATAGGTAACAGGGTGCTGATAACCGGGATTATCTACACAGCGAGAGATGCAGCTCATAAACGGCTTGTTGAGCTTGCCGATCAGGGGAAGGAGTTGCCCTTTGATGTGCAGAATCAGATCATATATTACGTGGGGCCAAGCCCGGCACGGCCTGGGAGGCCTATCGGGTCGTGCGGTCCCACCACGAGCTACCGGATGGATGTCTATACCCCCACGCTGCTGGCAATGGGCCTGAAGGCCACTATCGGCAAGGGAAATCGCTCCGAGAGGGTCATTGAGGCAATGAAACGGTATAAGGCGGTCTATTTTGTCGCAACCGGCGGCGCTGCTGCCTTATTGGCAAAGAGGGTAAAAAAGGCAGAGGTTATTGCCTACCACGACCTGGGGGCTGAGGCAATCATGCGGCTTGAAGTGGAAGATTTTCCCGTCGTCGTTGCCAACGACATATACGGAAATGATTTATACAGCGAGGGAATGGCTAAGTATCAAAATGGATAATTCGTAATGCGGCAAAAACCGCAACACGGACAAACAGAGTTTATCCGTGCCACCTTCTGTATAATTCACCTTTTGGGTGTGTGCTCCGTATCATTTTAAGCCTCTTCTGATTAAATACGCTTATGCAAATTCAAAGGGCATGGTTAACATGGATTATAATCGCCTGTGGTTTGGCTGTTGGTATTCCGTTGGCCACCATCCTGATTCTTCCGTCATTCATTTCTGAGGATTTTTTGCAGCAGGAGGTTGCCCGGACGATAAAAGAGCGTTTCGAGCCTGTCCGGCAGATCGGGAGGGTTTCTTTTCATTGGCCAAACAAGGTAGCAATCTCCTCCCTCACGATCCAAAGAGAGGATCGGAGGCCGGAAGCCCAAATACTCCTTGAGAATATTCAGGGCACGCTTCAGTTGCTCCCGGCGCTGTGGAAAGAGATTGCTGTGAAAAAAATTGATATCCGACAGATGAACTATGAAAACCGGTTGCTGGTGGAAGATCTTGTGACCGATACCTTTTCTTTCAAAAAGGGCGTTCTTACTATCCACGCCCGTTTCAAGGCGAATGATGGCCCCGCTGCCGTACGGGGGGTAATTGACCTCCACCAGAAAAGACCGGTATTTGACCTTACGTTCGAAGCAAAGGGAATGCAGCTGACCCGGGACATCCCTGTTATCAGTCTCATACCTATCTTTGTAGTAAAGGAGGGCGATATCGGAGGCGTGTTGAGTTTGAGCGGCTCTCTGCAGGGCAATGGAATGGGCCGGGACATCCTTAATAAAGAGCTTACCGCCACGGTCAACTTCACCGTGCAGGACGGCTATATCCAGGGCAACAAGGTCTTGTCATCTCTGTTAGAAATGCTTGGCGAACCGGACCGGTACTCATTTGACTCTCTCGACGCGGTAGTCAGGATCAAAGACGGTAAGATTTTCACACAAAAGATGGAAATGCAGGGCCCGCTGGCGAAGATCACGGCATCGGGTACGGCCGAGTTTGAAGGTGCAATCTCGTACGATGCCCAGGTTCAATTTCACAAAGAACGGATGGGAACGGGTATTGAAAAAATTGCAGGGCTTGTTTTGGAACACCAGACCTTGCCCATAGAAATACGGGGCACGACCAAAGACCCAAAGGTTGCGGTGAAACTGAACAAAGAGAACCTGGAGCACCTCTTCAAAGGCTTAGTGAATGATTTTTTACACAAACCAAAAAAGGAGAAGAAACAGAACTAACTATGCATTGGATTGATTACACCATTTTCGGCGTCTTATTTTTCGCAATGGTCATGGGCATTACCAGCGGTCCGCTGCTTCAACTGCTCAGGATCGGCAGTCTGTTCATTTCTTTCTTTGCAGCACTGCTTTTTTACGACATCCTGAGCAATTTTCTGAAAGGCATTTTTACCGTTTCCACTGCAGGATTGCTGGGTTACCTCATTATCTTTGGAATTGCATGTATCGCTACCTATCTTATCACCGATCTGATAAAAAAGCTCATCGGCAAAGGGGAGATGGGGATGGGGGCAAGATTGCTTGGCGGCATCTTGGGGATTCTCAAAGGCCTTGTCTTTTCCGGTGTAATTATCCATGGCGTCCTCTCATTTTGCAGCACCACAACCTGTAACACGGTGCACACCTCAAAAGTTGCGACACACATCGGGAAGGGTATGCAGAAGATCATTGCCGTCATTCCCGAAAATATTTCAAAAAAAATCAGGGACTATGCAGACAGTATCAGAAAAGGAGATGCCCAGGAGGATAGTGGGCAGGATAAGAACAAAGATTTTAAATCGTCGTTGTAAGAAAAGGAGGTGAGGAATACGCTGCGCTCAGCTACTCTTGACAACGGCACCCACAGTGATTTGGGTATCAACACCGGGTTTCGTTCATCAAGGATTTTTCAACCTTTGAACCGTACATCCTTACCTTTTTTCTTTTTAAACAAGAAGTTTTTTGTGTAATTATCTCCCAATTTATTGACAATATTAAAATTAATGATATAATTTTAAGGTTTATATATTATTCTATATCATTTATCCCTTCCAGCGGAATGGCAAATTTTATCCCACAAGAAAAGATTGCAGAGATACAACTTGCCTCAGATATTGTTCACGTCATATCAGAGTATGTCAGCTTAAAGCAAAGCGGAAAAAATTTTCTTGGTCTCTGCCCCTTTCATTCCGAAAAAACCCCTTCATTTACGGTAAATCCGGAAAAGAAGCTCTTTAAGTGTTTTGGCTGCAATGAAGGCGGAACAGTTTTTAACTTTATCATGAAACAGGAAGGCATGGATTTTGTCGATGCGGTCAAGTTCGTTGCCTCCAAATCCCATATCGACCTTTCTCATCTGGATAGCATCAGGAAGCCTTCTCTTTCAACTACAGAGAAGGCGAGTCTATTCAATATAACCAATTTGGCAGCAAGATTTTATAACAAAATATTAATCGACAGTGAACAGGCAAGAGCAGCACGAGAGTATCTAAAGAAAAGGCAGATTAACGATGAGTCGATGAAAAATTTTTGTCTCGGCTACGCGCCCGACAGATGGGATGCGCTATTACGGGTGTGTC from Candidatus Brocadia sp. includes these protein-coding regions:
- a CDS encoding AsmA-like C-terminal region-containing protein; this translates as MQIQRAWLTWIIIACGLAVGIPLATILILPSFISEDFLQQEVARTIKERFEPVRQIGRVSFHWPNKVAISSLTIQREDRRPEAQILLENIQGTLQLLPALWKEIAVKKIDIRQMNYENRLLVEDLVTDTFSFKKGVLTIHARFKANDGPAAVRGVIDLHQKRPVFDLTFEAKGMQLTRDIPVISLIPIFVVKEGDIGGVLSLSGSLQGNGMGRDILNKELTATVNFTVQDGYIQGNKVLSSLLEMLGEPDRYSFDSLDAVVRIKDGKIFTQKMEMQGPLAKITASGTAEFEGAISYDAQVQFHKERMGTGIEKIAGLVLEHQTLPIEIRGTTKDPKVAVKLNKENLEHLFKGLVNDFLHKPKKEKKQN
- a CDS encoding Fe-S-containing hydro-lyase encodes the protein MSNIIHAKTPLTDDTIAHLRIGNRVLITGIIYTARDAAHKRLVELADQGKELPFDVQNQIIYYVGPSPARPGRPIGSCGPTTSYRMDVYTPTLLAMGLKATIGKGNRSERVIEAMKRYKAVYFVATGGAAALLAKRVKKAEVIAYHDLGAEAIMRLEVEDFPVVVANDIYGNDLYSEGMAKYQNG
- a CDS encoding TonB-dependent receptor is translated as MKVKENVVFKAIPDMRSLSMASRSRLEKRLFSSLLVKFFIVMNDVFFAVSSIPVGEKDIFAASVAEPATLIGATSGFREPHNQSVETAVTEALRTEAIWFGFSEEVSIATRHETPIGKAPGIVTVITADEIKNLGYRTFAEILRTIPGFEILKDALFGAVAPAVRGLVGSEKIRVMLNGHLVNTPLSGGAFTRFDDFPVENIKRIELIRGPGSAVYGENAFLAVINIITKDAKDIDGIRISSGYGSFDTYDENVVFGKTFGRVDISGMAHYRQTSGFDGTVDSDYQTSLDNSLPTPPFPDVSLAPGRVRDKRQQFDLNLRVVYQDFYFEGMYLNKDKEPFIGPQSALNDESDIENNYVFGEVGYQKTFEDTCTIKPRLYYDQFDDDFFIESLPDGTTIRNNSGIPVTFPDGFIGDGKVSERVVGTEIPCDYQLFDDNLLTLGFEYRLINQTNVDFSSNFHPGTLDPLPEIQDFSDQYPFLKEVTRRIWSLYVQDAWDIADTVNLTLGIRHDQYSDFGNAISPRSALTWAFMENASLKVLYGEAFRAPSLEEMYITNQPAIVGNEDLDPETIRTYEVGLSYQVNKYVASSVNYFYSDVEDLITMRPRGSIFQFENLGDAHIQGIEMETRVSITKENYLFMNYTYQNPEDNRGNDLPFVARHYGNFGVNAQPCKYINANLSAFFSGNRSRDDDDPDEERDDLSSYALLNLSLIAKEFFKSMEVQGTVFNLLDKDYSDPGPPEVSDDLPRPGRTFFVGLSYQF
- a CDS encoding ISAs1 family transposase, yielding MNHEETRKSVVPSGGLHGIEVRPIRREERTRWDELMRQYHYLGLHSLIGESIRYLAIHQGQWLALIGWSAAALKCKVRDRWIGWPCFLQYRRLSFVANNSRFLIFPHVRIPNLASYVLARNLKRLSRDWQTIYNHPIYLAETFVDPRSFKGTCYNAQGWEFLGYTRGFAKCAHRYYFHNQPKMVFVRPVLPDGKRKLSEPYLETRNTPKEVKPMRLSLKDAESLKERLSQIPDPRLSRGKRHRKLSVMTLSLCALLCSATSFAAIAEWAKSCSQNMLKRLGCRLNPKTGIYEPPSEPTIRRFLQDVDAKAVDTALYGWLQSLAGEDTALAIDGKTLKGAYQENGQKIHLLSAFLQQKGVVIAQCPVDQKTNEIPTLKTLLDPLDIKDKVVTLDALHTQKETARYLVEDKKADYLFTVKDNQPTLRQHIEDLRLVSFPPSAQNHRQTSRTH
- a CDS encoding fumarate hydratase, which encodes MGIRTRISAGEIADKVYQLCMDANFRLSGDMLGALKNAYAAEVSPVAKEVFADLLENAKIALECQMPLCQDTGVAVVFVELGEDVEITGGRLHDAIHDGMRKGYKEGYLRKSMVANPLKRVNTGDNTPAIIHTELIPGSHVRITFMAKGGGCENMSRIAMLTPADGREGVVNFVVETVRIAKANPCPPIIVGVGIGGTFDHAALIAKKSLLRPLGTKHDDPDTADLEKEMLERVNDLGIGAQGLGGRITALGVHVEWSPCHIASLPVAVNIECHAHRVRTAVLGI
- a CDS encoding GNAT family N-acetyltransferase, giving the protein MTFAIENLKESDAEATVALFRHIIDELHARSLEVERLHFKDMYPAEDVKKRLGDQDCIYLVGKEGDTVVSFLFAWISNGVGNIHWIGVAPEHRKKGYGDKLLEEAIKRFTEKGCYEAKLFTYPAEKAANDLFQKHGFKETAFVDSRFFGVNIILMVRKITSVPEEHRSKKIVLAGEAGQGIKLMAHALANILAKLGKEVALNLVYDAAVRGGNIHAEIVYSDAPIDVPFFEEADIGLQLSKTLNLAIRAKHMLIESSACDAECKRCEIKCPASDRIPFEKLAVEQFSSPIFVNMIALGRLLSKIGINIETVNFASEFPSQFLNENIEAIRYGYTYKD
- the ltrA gene encoding group II intron reverse transcriptase/maturase codes for the protein MLKYHSLRDKVFSLRNLYAAFGHVKKNKGKAGLDRVSIKQFESDLENNIQTIHRELKTAIYNPAPVLRVYIPKGRHDKRPLGIPIVKDRVVQQAFRQIIEPIFEKEFSDNSFGFRPNRCCHDAIKRIEQYKQQGYRNILDADIKAFYDTIPHKLIMNSLREKIADGWVLNSIENMLKAGVMENGIVHETNQGTPQGGVISPLLANLIGDIIDKELEKAGYKFVRYADDFVVMTKTKEELPAALQYVKEIIEGKLEMKLSEDKTRLTNFKRGFRFLGYNFMGKNKGVSMKSLDKLKDAVRDITKRTQGVNLQAVIDTLNPVIRGHVNYFRLGNVQTVYRSLDCWVRMRLRSFKFSRKWKTDNKRFPVHRFFKMGLLSFEREFLKARAKA